TGTGGATCTCGGTGAACGATGCGTCCAGCGATGAGCCCCTGTGACCGGACGTGCCGAAGGCGACCGGCGGTCCACCCGGCGCTGCGGCATCGGCCGAGCGCGTGAAGTACGCATCGACCAGGGCCGCCGTGTCCATGACCATGTCAGCCGGGACAGACCTTCCGGCGAGGGGGTGGATGTCGGAAAGACCGTTCGAAGAAGTCGGGCTCATGGGAAAGCAGAATTGGATGTACCTTGACGACCGCAAACATACTGGATGTCATTCATGGAAGTTCTCGGCATTGATATCGGCGGCACAGGAATAAAAGGAGCCGTCGTCGATGTGACCACGGGAATGCTGGTGACCGACCGGCACCGCATTCCGACCCCTCAACCGGCCACACCTGCTGCCGTCGCCGACGTAGTGGCGGAAATCGTGCGACATTTCGGATGGAACGGGCGGCTCGGATGCACCCTGCCGGCCCGCGTCGAGCACGGGCTGGTGCGGACGGCCACCAACATCCATGACGACTGGGTGGACACGCGCGTGGACGAATTGCTCGGACACGCGACGGGGCTGGACGTGCATACCTTGAATGATGCCGATGCCGCCGGTGTCGCCTCCATGGCGTTCGGCGCCGGGCAGGGCCGTGACGGATTCGTGTTCTTCGTAACCGTCGGCACGGGAATCGGGACCGCCCTCTTCATGGACCATCATCTGGTACCCAACACCGAACTGGGGCACCTCTCGCTTCGGGGCATGCCGGCAGAGAATTACGCCAGCAACCGGGTGCGTGAAGAGGAAGGGCTCTCGTGGGAAGCCTGGGCGGGGCGTTTCCAGGAATACCTGGACCGTGTCGAATTCCTGTTCGCACCGGACATCATCATCATTGGCGGCGGCATCTCGCGTCCCCAGAAGGCCGCCGAATACATGCCCTTCCTTAAAACCAATGCCGAACTCCTGACCGCAGCCCTGGAAAACGAAGCCGGCATCATCGGAGCCGCCTGGGTCAGCGCACAATCCTGACGCGATCCGGTACCACGAGGACGTTCGGGAAGGTCCGGGAGAGGGCGTCATGCAGGGCCATGGCCCGGTTGCGTGTGGTGAAGTTACCTATCCGGACCCGATAGTACGGAGAAGCGAATACATTGTAGACGTCTTCCGCCCCACGGATTCCCAACCGTCGCAGGTCCTCCTGGGACAGCGTTTCCAACCAGGTGAGCAAGCGCTCTTCGGTCTCAACCGTTTCCCGCCGGTTGATGGACGAGAACACCTGTACCCGGAAACCGGCCCGCTCGACGGCAATGCCCCGGTCGGCCAGGCTGCGCATGAGGGAATCCGGAACGGCATGATCCACGTCCCTTTCGGCCGGGACGGGCATTTCGTCCATCGGGGGAACGTCCCAGGTCTCCACATCGCTCCACGGACGCACGGTGGCGACCGGGTCAACCGTATCGGTACTCGTCGGACGGGTCGGGGCACAAGCGGACACCCAAAGCGCGGACAGCAAAAAGAGGATGGGGACGGTACGATTCATGATCAATAGGTGCCGTCTGATGATTCACCCTTCAAGATAGCGACCGATGCACTCGCGCCCAGGCGAGTAGCGCCGTGTGCGATCATGGTTTCCGCATCTTCCCGGGATCGTACGCCTCCCGATGCCTTTACGCCCATTCGCGGGCCCACAGCCAGTCGCATGAGGGCGACATCGGCCGGGGTGGCCCCCCCTTTTGAGAATCCGGTCGATGTTTTCACGAAATCCGCGCCCGCGTTCCGGGCCAGGACCGAAGCGATGACCTTTTCCTCATCCGTCAACAGAGCGGTCTCCAGGATGACTTTGACAATGATCCCGGCTCCGACGGTACGGCCGGCATCCCGGGCCGCCTGCACGACCGCACGGATATCATTTTCCACATAGTCATGGGCTGCGGAACGCAGCATGCCCACGTGGATGACCATATCCACCTCGCGGGCACCGTCACGAACAGCCTGACCGGTTTCGAACGCCTTCGATGCCGTGCTGGTCGCACCGAGCGGAAACCCGACGACCGTACAGACGGCGACCGGCGTTCCCTGCAACTCTGCCGCCGCCAGGGGGACGTATGCTGGATTCACACATACCGATGCAAAGCAATAGCTTCGCGCTTCCTCGCAAAGCGCGCGGATTTCGGCCTCCGTCGTTTCGGGTTTCAGCGCCGTGTGATCAATCATCCGGGCCAATGGAGGGGCCAGGTCACAGGCCGAATAACCGCGTACGCCCGCCCGGTCGGCGTGCAGGCCGACGCGGCATGCCCCTGCATGCACGATGGGGTCCAATTCGTGTCCCGATCCCGCGGGGGCGCTGTCGGCAGCGGCCCGGTACCGGGCCTCGAGCCGACCCAGCAGTTCCTGTCGTTCGACGTCTGTCATGCCTGCAAGATACGGTCCATCCGGTCTGCATCCACAAGCACCGTTACCGAGCCCGCATCCACGGCAATCCGGATGTCCCGACCTTCCAGCGTGCACATTTCGCCATCGGCATGGATGGGAATGCCACGATCCACATCGATCGTCAGACCTTTCACCTGTTCATACGTCACCTCGGGGGCCTCCAGATGGGCTCCGGTCCGGGCCCTGGGAAGCATCTGCAACGCGCGCGATCGACTCATGCCCCGGGCAATACACGCATCCAGCAATCCGTCGGCCACCAGGGCACGTGGATTGAGTCGGAACCCCCCTCCGGAATCCTTGGCATTTCCCACCGTCGTGAACATCAAAGAGCCTGTATGCAGGACGGTACCCTCGGTCGACCGGATGGTGGCCCCGACCGGGATCCATCGCGCCAGCGCCACGAGCACGGCCACCGAATAACCCACGCCGAAGGGCAAATGCTTCCAACGGGGGGCATACCATGCCGCAAATGCGTCCAACCCGATCCCGCACGCGTTCACGAACCGTCGGGTGCCTTCCCCGTGGGTGTCGCGCCAGGTAACCGTCCCGGAGTCCATGTGCAGGGGAACCCCGTCCCGAATGGTCCTGAATGCATCCATCGGATGGCTGGACAGGTGCAGTACCCGGGCCAGATCGTTGCCCGAACCCGCCGGGACGATACCGAACCGGATGGGCCGTCCTGCCTCACACAGGCCGGCAGCAATTTCATTCAGGGTTCCGTCCCCTCCCACACCGATCACGGTTTGAACCGCCGCCGGAAGGCTCCGGGCCAATTGCTCGGCATGGCGTGTCCCCTCGGTGAGGAGGAGATCAATCGGACCCAACACTTCCTGCGCCATGGCATGCAGGCGTACCACATCGGGACCCAGGCGTCCCGATCGGGCCGCGGGATTGGCAATCATGGAGATGGTCGTGGACATGCCGCAACTTACGACGGCCGCGCCCTATCTTCCGCACGCTATGAATCGTGTACTTGGATGCCCATTTTTTCTTCGCAAGGCGGGCCTGGTCGTGTTCGGCGCGATGATGTTCGCCGCCTGCACCCGGTCCGGGCCTGAGACCCCGCCGGACACACCGCCTGATGCGTCGTTGGATGCCCCGCATACCGGCAGCATACGGATTGCTCCTCTGGCTCCCAGTGTCACCGAAATGGTCTGGCTCGTCGGCGGTCGTGCGGCCCTTGCGGGCGTCACGACCGCCGACGATTTCCCGCCCGGCATCCAGGGACTGCCCACCTACAGCGCGCTGCCCATCGATTACGAGGCCATTGTCGTGCTTGAGCCGGACGTGGTCATCGGAACGCATCAGGTGAATGCGCCGCGCGACATGGAAGCCTTCGAGGTCCTCGGCATTCCGGTAGAGCTGCTGGAGAATCGCAGCATTGAAGATCTGCTTGAAGCCATTCTCCAGATCGGAACGCTGCTGGACCAGACCGATCGGGCCCGGTTCGTGGCGGATTCCCTCCAATCCCGATTGGATGCGTTGGATACCGTCGTGGAGGGTACGCGGCGTCCATCTGCACTCTTCCTCATTTCGTCCTCCACCTCATGGTCTTTCGG
The Rhodothermales bacterium genome window above contains:
- a CDS encoding ROK family protein, which gives rise to MEVLGIDIGGTGIKGAVVDVTTGMLVTDRHRIPTPQPATPAAVADVVAEIVRHFGWNGRLGCTLPARVEHGLVRTATNIHDDWVDTRVDELLGHATGLDVHTLNDADAAGVASMAFGAGQGRDGFVFFVTVGTGIGTALFMDHHLVPNTELGHLSLRGMPAENYASNRVREEEGLSWEAWAGRFQEYLDRVEFLFAPDIIIIGGGISRPQKAAEYMPFLKTNAELLTAALENEAGIIGAAWVSAQS
- a CDS encoding SPOR domain-containing protein, which produces MNRTVPILFLLSALWVSACAPTRPTSTDTVDPVATVRPWSDVETWDVPPMDEMPVPAERDVDHAVPDSLMRSLADRGIAVERAGFRVQVFSSINRRETVETEERLLTWLETLSQEDLRRLGIRGAEDVYNVFASPYYRVRIGNFTTRNRAMALHDALSRTFPNVLVVPDRVRIVR
- the deoC gene encoding deoxyribose-phosphate aldolase, with translation MTDVERQELLGRLEARYRAAADSAPAGSGHELDPIVHAGACRVGLHADRAGVRGYSACDLAPPLARMIDHTALKPETTEAEIRALCEEARSYCFASVCVNPAYVPLAAAELQGTPVAVCTVVGFPLGATSTASKAFETGQAVRDGAREVDMVIHVGMLRSAAHDYVENDIRAVVQAARDAGRTVGAGIIVKVILETALLTDEEKVIASVLARNAGADFVKTSTGFSKGGATPADVALMRLAVGPRMGVKASGGVRSREDAETMIAHGATRLGASASVAILKGESSDGTY
- a CDS encoding diacylglycerol kinase family protein, which gives rise to MSTTISMIANPAARSGRLGPDVVRLHAMAQEVLGPIDLLLTEGTRHAEQLARSLPAAVQTVIGVGGDGTLNEIAAGLCEAGRPIRFGIVPAGSGNDLARVLHLSSHPMDAFRTIRDGVPLHMDSGTVTWRDTHGEGTRRFVNACGIGLDAFAAWYAPRWKHLPFGVGYSVAVLVALARWIPVGATIRSTEGTVLHTGSLMFTTVGNAKDSGGGFRLNPRALVADGLLDACIARGMSRSRALQMLPRARTGAHLEAPEVTYEQVKGLTIDVDRGIPIHADGEMCTLEGRDIRIAVDAGSVTVLVDADRMDRILQA
- a CDS encoding ABC transporter substrate-binding protein produces the protein MNRVLGCPFFLRKAGLVVFGAMMFAACTRSGPETPPDTPPDASLDAPHTGSIRIAPLAPSVTEMVWLVGGRAALAGVTTADDFPPGIQGLPTYSALPIDYEAIVVLEPDVVIGTHQVNAPRDMEAFEVLGIPVELLENRSIEDLLEAILQIGTLLDQTDRARFVADSLQSRLDALDTVVEGTRRPSALFLISSSTSWSFGPESHIHELMEYAGFASITANFDTEAPVLSDEFVIQAAPDYIFGSFSDEHPLEALLEHHPAWRHVPAVANGRVFRIDPDLALRPGPRAIQAAWDMAAIRQATPGS